The uncultured Carboxylicivirga sp. genomic interval ATCAAATCGATGGAAAGAGGTGTTCTTGTTGTCGAAACTGATTATAGTGATAGCGATTTCGAAATAGAATGGAAAAAAGTTGTATGGCTTCGAACAAAAACTAATTTTATGGTTGATCTTGAAAATGGAGAGGAATATTTTAGTAATATCAACTCTGTGAATGATTCGTTATGCCAGGTAATTAATCCAATGGGACTCGAAACTTACTTTAAACCATCTGAGGTGGTTAATCTTAAATCATATGAGGATTCTTTTAAAGATCGGTTCAGTGCTTTTATTGATTTATCTTACGAAATGGCAAAGGCTAAAAGTTTGAAGCGTTTTACAACAAGAAGTGGATTAGGTTATCAGGCTGAAAAATGGAATTCTAACTTTACAATAAGTTCCTTGTTGACAAGTCAGGAAGATGCAGAAGATATACAGCGAACAGAAAGTGAATTGAATACCAGATATGTGATGAAAAACTGGTACTCGATTGTAACTATTAGTACACTGTCGAATAGCGAACAGCAGTTGAATCTTCGTTTAAATACACAATTGGGGATGGCGCGATATCTGCATCGGACGAACAAGACCTATTGGGGTATTGTATTGGGAGCTAACCGTAATGTTGAGAAATATTACGAATCTACTTCTGATAGACAAACGTGGGAAGGATATTTTACAATGGAGCTAAATCTATATGATGTAGAAGATTTTAGTCTTCTGTTTAGTTCTTCTCTCTATAGTGGTATCACCGAAAAAGGTCGTTGGCGTTCTGATACTAAACTTGATATCAAATACGATCTTCCATTGGATTTTTACATTAAATTTGGAGCCACATTAAACTATGATAATCGTCCAATTGAAGGTGTTTCAACTACCGATTATATTTTACAGTCTGGTATTGGTTGGGAGTGGTAATTTAATGTAGTTTACCTCTGTTAAATGAAAAGTATATACCGCTTAAGCATAACAATGAAAAGATCAAAAAGGAAACTTTGATCCCTTTTAAAAAGGTATTAATATCAATACTTTCTATTGAGTTTTTGTTGAAGAGTACCGAAAATAAGGCAGTAGCAATTGTCATACTTAATATTTGACCTAAAACACGCATTGTGGCCGAAATACCACTTGCCATACCTGCCTTTTCTTTATTTACCGAACTCATTATTGTATTCATATTTGGAGAAGAAAAGAGTGCAAATCCTAATCCAATAAAAGCCAGATCAGCGACAATGAAATAAACAGAAGTATTGGTATCGAGGGAGGTAAATAAACCAAGACCAATTCCACAAATCAGCATGCCCACTGAAGCCAGATAGCCAGGTTCATATTTGTCAGACAGTTTACCAAAAAAAGGTGATAAAATTGCCATTACAATGGGTTGAGCTATTAGTATACTACCGGCTGTGCGAGGATTAAAATGAAGTGCTTTTTGAAGATAAAGACTTAGTAAGAACACAATTGCAAAAGTAGCACTATAATTGATTAAGGCCGCAAAATTTGAATAAGCAAATAAACGGTTGATCCTAAACTCTTTTACGGGAAAAAATGCAATGGTTGAGTTCCTTTGTTGCCAAACAAACATAATCATTAATAAGCATCCACCTAACAAAATGAATTGCCCAATAAGCATTTTTATTACAGATGAACCATAAACCATTGCAGATAGAGCAATGGCATACATAATGGCTCCTTTGTAATCTAAAGCCGAGGTGTTGGTTTTAAACTCATCTTTTCCTAAATATGTTACAGCTACAAACATCACTAAAAGCCCGATAATGGATGATATCAAGAATATGGCTTGCCAACCCAAGTAAAAGGTTATAAAACCACCGGCACTAGGGCCAATAGCTAATCCTATGTACACGGCTGCGACCGTTATTCCAAGTACTGATCCTCTTCTGTTGATTGGAAATTCACGAACCAAAATAGCAGGACCTGTTGCCATCAATAGAGATGCTCCTATACCTTGAAGAAATCGCAACAATATTAAGATTAAACCATTAGTAGCAAATGAACATAGGAGGGTGAATATCAGAAAAAAAACAGTTCCTACTTTAAAAACTTTTTTATGACCAATGAAATCAGCCCATCTACCTGCTGGCAAAAGAAAAATACCTGATGATAAGAGAAATGAGGTAATAATCCAGCTCAAAGAAATAGCATTGAGATGTAGTTGTTTTTCGATGATGGGTAAGGCAACATTAACCGAAGAGATCAAAAAAGGTCCCATAAAAGAAGTAAGAACAGTAACCAACAAAACCGATCTTTGAGCTTTTGTCATTGTGATAAATCCTTAATCAATCATATGAAGTTATAAAATTGCAAAGTATACAAATAAAACGTCTTTATTGTCTGCATACCTTAAAATAAGGTATTTAATTACGGGAGATAATCTTAGTGTAAATGTACTTATATGGTATTAATCTCATAGTAAAGTCATATTTAATTCAAACTAAACTCAAATTAAATTCGATATTAATTGAATTTAATTTGAGTTTAGTTTGAGAGTAGTATAGATTAACTATGGTTCAAATACAATACAAATACGTATCGTAGGTGTTTAAAGTATACTTTAATTGGCCAGTAGTTTTCCTTTAATATTATCTTCAAAGGCTGATAAGGCAGCTTTTGATCCTTCGCCCATGGCAATAACAATTTGTTTGTAAGGAACCACAGAAACATCTCCTGCGGCATAAATACCGGGTTGCTTGGTTCGGCAATGAGCATCAATTTCTATTTCTCCTATTCGATTAGTTTCTACCACGTCGGCAAACGACTTACTATTGGCAACTAATCCAATTTGAACAAAAACACCATCGGTAGTAATCGATTCTTCTTTTTCGGAAACTCTGTTTTTGTATCTTATAGCCTTAACTTTTTGTCCATCACCATCAATAGAGAGTGTTTGAGCGTTGGTAATGATGTTGATATTAGGAATATCAGCAAGTTTCGTTTGAAGTACCTGATCTCCTTTTAAATTATCCATAAATTCGAGAACAGTTACCTCTTTGGCTATCGATGAAAGATCAATGGCGGCTTCCAAACCAGAGTTTCCACCTCCTACAACTACTACTTTTTTATCTTTATAGAAGGGGCCGTCGCAGTGTGTGCAAAAAGCAACACCAGATCCAATGTATTCGCTTTCTCCAGGTACACCCAACTTACGCCAACTAGCTCCGGTAGCAATGATTACAGCTGGACTAATCAATGATTCTCCCAATGAGGTGGTTAGTGTTTTTACCCCGTTAATGAGTTCAATTTTTTCAATCAAACGATTTTCTAGTATATCTATAGGGTAATCGTTTATATGCTGCATGATATTGCCTGCCAATTCACTTCCCGTTGTTTTAGGTACAGATATCATATTTTCAATACCTACCGTCTCCGTAACCTGACCACCAATTTTTTCAGCTACAATAGCTACTTTCGAACCCTTACGAGCCGAATAAATTGCTGCTGAAGCACCGGCTGGTCCGCCACCGACTACAACTACATCATACTCTTTTTTAACATCAGAAGTTGGTTTGTATTCGGTCCCTAATTGATTTTCAATTTTTGATAATAATTCAATCATCGATGATCGTCCAACATGAAGTTGTTTTCCATTGGCATAAACTGTAGGTACGGCCTGAATTCCTAGATCATCGACTTCTTGTTGATTGATTGAACCATCAATAATTGTATGTGTGATATTGGGATTATTAAAAGCCATAATATTTAAAGCCTGAACAACATCTGGACAGTTGGTGCAGGTTAAGGAAATGTAACTTTTTAGTTCCAGCTTTTGATCAATGCTTTTTATTCGTGCAGAGAGCGTTTCGTCAGGTAAGTTTTTTCCAATTCCATCTTGGTTTAAAACGGCTAATAATAGAGTTGTAAATTCATGCCCTGTAGGAACAGCCTTAAATTCTATATTAGTTGGTTCACTATTTTTTAAGATAGTAAATGAGAGTCCGGTACCGGTGTTAACTTCTGATGTTACTTTATCTGAACATGATGCAACATCTTCAAGTAAAGAAATTAGTTCATTTTTACTTTTATGATCTTCGGCCACAGTAATGGCGAATTTATATTTATTTGTCAGGTTAGCAAAAAGTGTGCGTACCTGATCTTTCAATGCTTGTTCTAACATGTTCTTAGTATTTTGATGGTCCGGGAAGTGTTTAAGTAAGCTCCACCATTTCTTGGGTGGAGCTTTAGGAATATATAGTAGGTTAGTATCAAATATGTACTAGATTTTACCTACAAGGTCAATGCTTGGTTCTAAGGTTTTAGCTCCTTGTTCCCATTTAGCAGGACAAACTTCGGCAGGGTGTTCAGCAACAAACTGAAGTGCTTTTAAACGACGTAACAGCTCATCTGCATTACGACCTACATTACCTGCAACAACTTCGTATGCAACAATTTCGCCTTGTGGGTTAACTATAAAAGTACCACGCTCTGCTAAACCAGCTTCTTCAATCATTACATCAAATCCACGAGACAGTACTCCGGTTGGGTCTGCTAACATTGGGTATTTAATTTTTTTGATTGTATCAGAAGTATCATGCCATGCTTTGTGTACAAAATGTGTGTCAGTTGACACAGAGTATATTTCTGCACCTGTTGCCTTAAATTCATCATATTTATTTGCTAAATCTTCCAATTCAGTTGGGCAAACAAATGTAAAATCGGCTGGATAAAAGAAGAAGATTGACCATTTACCTAATACATCCTCTTTTTTAACTGTTTTAAAATCATCGTTAGCGTATGCTTTAACTTCAAAATCTACAATTTCTTTTCCTATTTGTGACATAATAAATGTGTTTAATTATTTATACTATTTGTTTCGTTCTTTTTACATCAGCAAAACTATAGCTTGATGTATCATAAATCAAATAGATAGTATTAATGATAGGATAGATGAAATTTATAGAGGGGGATATTAATCTGTTATAGTGATGTTTAAGGTTTGAAGTTGAATGATAATAGTGACTAAAAAAATGTTGTTTTTAATGTGTAGTCTATTGATAGAGTAATAGAAATAGAGTACAATAAACTAAGTAAAGGAGATATCTTACTGCGAGGCTTTAATGCAGTATTTATTTAAAAGATCGTTTAATTGATTAAAGTTTTCAGTACAATCTCTTAAAAATGGATTTACATTAGCTAACCAACTAATACAAGCCTGTGTTGTGGAGAAAACTTTAGAAACAATAGGTAATTCTCTATTAAATAAATCGAACAGTGTGGCAGCAACAACTTCATTCGGTCTACTGGTTAAGACACCAACAAAACGATGACCTTTTAAAGTTTTTGAGGTATTTATTTCTTTAATATATGTATCTAGCTCTTCAGCTCCACCTTTAATATTAGCGTTTCTATAGTCCATTATCACACTATAATCAGATCTGTAGTTTATATCGCTAGCACTTTTATTTTTTAGCGCTAATACATCTTTTAGATACACATCTCCGGAATAAAATTCCAAAATAAGGTGGCAAGATGGTACTATAATATAGCTTGTCTTTGCGTTCATAAACAGGGGTTGATTTGAGAAAGCAAAATTACAACCGAATTTATAATTAGTTAATCTTGTGCAGTTAATTATTATTAAAATTAATATGATAATCTTTAAATAATCATTAAAGTTTGCAAACTGATTTGTTCTTTTTTTAATCTTTATTTTGTAACGCACAGCCAATAAACAAGCCATTCGTAACTATTGGCTCAATGTAATCCATTATAATACATAGTAAAAATATGAAAATAAAAGTTAATTATTACTCGTGATATTTCAAGTGGAATTATACACCTTGAATATTTAAATCCCAATTAAGAAATCAACCAGGTTATGATCTCCTTCTAAATTAAGTTTTTTACGTAATCGATACCTGTGATTCTCAACGCCTCTGACTGAAATGCCTAATAATGGGGCAATATCTTTCGAAGTTAAATTAATTCTTAAGTAGGCACAAAGACGCAAATCCCCTGGAGTTAAATCTGGATAATTGGATTTAAGCGTCTTTAGAAAAGTTTCATGAGCTTGCTCAAAATTTGCTTCAAATAATTGCCAATCATCTTGCCCAGATATATTATCATCAATCTTTTTTACTAAATCAGTGTAGTATTTATCAGGATATCGAGTGCCTAAAGCTTCTTTTTGTCGTTTTATTTTTGCTTTTAGCGACATTAAAAACTCATTCTTTTTCATTACTCCCATAGCCGAACTTGCCAATTGTTGACTCTTATGTGATAATTCGGCGCGAAGTTTATCATTTCTTAGTTTGATGAGTTCTTTTTCTTTTTCCTCCCTTGTACGTTTTTCTTTAAGTTTAATTTTTTGTGTGGTAATTCGTCTTGAAATGGCCAGTAGAAAAGATAGAACTATAAAATAAATGAATATGGCTATACCTGATTGATACCATGGCTTGTGGATGGTAATTTTCAGATCATGTATTTGAGAGTACTTTTTCCAACTATTAATAGCTCTAACGTTTAATGTGTATTCTCCGGGAGGAATACGAGTAATCATAAATTCTGGTTTATCATATAATGAAGACCAATCTTCGGTTAAGCCATCAATTTTATACTGGAACTGAATAGGATCGCCATTTATCAATGGAAATGAATACCGTACCATCAAATTATTCAATCTATTGGGAAGTGAATAACTGGTTTTTGAAATATCTAAATCGATAAGTTCTTTTTTTCCATCATCAGATTTTGCCTGGCGAAGTATAGGTATAAAATGGTTAATTTCATCACCTTCATGTTTGTTTAAGGGATTAAGCAACGCATATCCATTATCCATACAAACAAATACGTTGGAATCATTTAATTGAATTACATTTTCATAGGTTGGAATTAAATGATTCTGGAAAACGGCATTGGGATATTCTTTCAACTTTTGAATAGTATCTGGTCTTATATCAAAACAGGCCATCCCATCTTTATTAATAAACCAATATTGATGTTTAGATGCATGGATAATCTTATGAGAAGATTTGTATTCATCAAGATGTGAGTTTAACTCACGGTAGGGGATAATAGTATCGTTTAAATCATCATAAGTATACATTATTTTACCCGAGGTAAGTACAATTCTTCCTTCAACTTTAAAAGCTTTCGAATCTCCAATGTTTTTATCAATTATATCAATTTTTTCATAGTGTTTAATTGAAATAACACTGTCTAGTTCGTCATTCAGTCTTAGCTTATATATTCCTCTGTATACATGACTTGCCCATAAATTACCAAGATGATCAAATTCAACATATCGGGTAAGATTGTTAAAACCTTTAATGGTATTTGAGAATTTCCATCGATTATTTATTCTTTTATATACAATTAAGTCGTTGTAGGTACCTTGTAGTAATACATTTGGATTCTGAGGATGACGAGTTATAGAATATGCACCAGAAAAATTGGAAATGGGTTCAAAGTGATTGTCATCAATCACAAAAGTTCCGGTGTTATGACCCACAAAAAGTTTATTATCTATTACTTCTGTATCCCAAATTTGCCCCTGAGTTTTGTCTAAAAGGGTAAATTTATCATTCTGATTATTCCATGTTGTTGAGTACAATCCTTGATTGGTGCCAATAAACAGAGTGTTGTGATATAGCGATGCTGTATAAACAGCACCAAGCTCTTCGGAATGAAAAAAACGTTTTTTACCATCAAAAGATGAAGGAATAAATTCAATTCCGTTATCCAGGGCCAACCATATATTATGGTTGTTATCCATATCCATTCCTAATACAGTATTGCTCTGTAGTCCATTTTCCTTATTATAATGAAACACAATTTTACCATCTTTATTAAATGCAATAACACCATTTAAAATGGTTCCAATAACAGCATGACCTTCATTATTGATAATTCCTTTGTTGATTTGATTTTTAATAAAAATGGATTGTAATTCTTTTGAAACAGGTTTAATATTTCCTGATTTTTCATTATAAGTGTACAGACCATTTGATTCAGTTCCAATGTAATAAGTTTCTGGTTGTGAACTTAATGCTATAAAGCGTATTAGTTTTGATTCGAAGAATGGATCTTCAATAAAAGGTTGTAATTTGTTTTTGTTTAGTTTGTAAATACCTTTCTTTGATATAGCTACAAAAACGTCATCGTTAATTTTGGTAGCAAAATTGATGAACCCTCCCGGTTTAAGAATGGTAAATTTACTATTGCGATAAATATATAGTTTAGAAAATGAGTGAAAGACAATGCCATTATTTGTAGAATATATACTCCAAAACTCTTCATTATTAGTAAAGTATTTCTCAATTTTTGAAGTAAGAGAATGATACTCCAGCCTATTTAAAGAATTTCGTTTCCAGTATCCAAGTTCGCGATAACCTCCTGTATATATAATATTATCGTGATCAACAGCTACAGCTCTTAATATAGAGTTGTTGGGCGAAGGGTATGAGGTCCAGGTTACCCCATCAAATTCAAGTAAACCAGTACTGTTACAAAAATAATGGTAGCCATTATCATCTGATGTTACAGCCCAATTTTGACTCGAAGCTAGATAATCGTTTTTAGTAAAACTTCTAATGCGTTGAGCCATTGTTAAAGCTTGATTACTAAAAAGTAATGTAATAATCAAGTGAATGTATATTTTAAAATACAATCTCCCTGTAATCATAGTTGCGTTTTCGGATATTCAAATAAAACTTGTGATAATGCTAATGAAAATCCACTAAATATATCTTGTTTAAAATTAAGAAATATTCACATAGGACTCAAATTGCCATAAAAAACATAGTATTATAGCCCGTTTTACCTAAAAAGAGGCTCATCAGAATCAATTTATTCGTAAATTAATATTTTGTAAATGTTAAAAGTGAAGTTTTGTAATATGCATATATACAGGCTTATAATGTATTGATATTATCAATAATGAGGTAATTGTGAATTGTTTAATTAGCACTTTTTAACATTGAGAGGTTGTCGTGTGTGCTAATTTTTTATTCGAGCGAAATACCTCCATACTTTTGGATCAGCGAACAAATAAATCTAACATCATGAAAAAAACTCTTTTTGTTATTTCTCTATTGTTAGTTTCAACGATACTATTCGCGCAGCAACAACTGACAGTGAAAGGTAAAGTTACAGGAACAGACAATTTGGGAATTCCGGGTGTTTCAGTAGTAATAAAGGGGTCATCTTCGGGTACTATAACCGATTTGGATGGATTTTATACTATTAAAACCACTTCCAGTGATATTATACTTTTTAGTTTCATTGGTTTTGATACACAAGAAATACCTGTTGGTACAAGAACGGAGATTAATGTAACACTACTGGAATCTAATAAATTAGTCGACGAAGTAGTGGTAGTGGGTTATGGTACTCAAAAAGTAAAAGATTTAACTTCAGCCATAACTACTGTAAAATCAGAAGAATTAGTGAAAAGTCCGAATGGACAAACCATGCAGGCCTTACAAGGTAAAGTGGCCGGTATGCAAATTATTAATGCCGGAGCTCCGGGTACAGAACCAACTGTAAGGATCAGAGGTATTGGTTCTTTTCCTGGTAGTAGTAACTCTCAGCCGTTATATGTAGTTGACGGAATGTATTTTGATAATATTGATTTTCTGAATCCTTCGGATATTGAAAGCTTATCTGTATTAAAAGATGCCTCAGCATCAGCTATTTATGGTGTAAGAGCTGCAAACGGAGTCGTTTTAATTACTACCAAAAAAGGCTCAACAAGCAAGAAAGCAACTGTTACATACGATGGTTATATTGGAATACAGGTGCCTCAGAATGTATTAAAAATGGCTAACTCCGAACAATTTGTTGAGTATATCAATCAGGTTGGAGATGCTGCTGATTTACAGTTTATCGATAATGCGATGCAGCGATATGGGCGAAGTCGAATTAATCCTAATGTACCTAGCGTAAATACCGATTGGTATTCGGAAATTATGAAGAAAGCTGCTCGTCAGCAAAACCATTCAATTACAATGGCAGGTGGTACTGAAGCAACGACTTATTCATTAGGCGTTAGTTATTACGAGCAACAGGGATTACTAGAAACGGCTGAAAATTCATATGAACGGCTGAATATCAGAGGAAACTTTGATCATGAAGTAAATAACTGGTTAAAAACAGGTATGAATATTAATGTAAGTAATGGTACCAAATACATTGCAAGTAATGGTGCCTGGTTCAATGCTTATCATGCTGTACCAATCCTTCCTAAATACGACATGGAAAACTACGATGAATTGACAGCCAATAATATTTCAAATGCCAGTATGTATTCAAGTGCTCAGCTATTAGGTTACAGAGGAGCTCAGAATCCATTTTTAGAACTTGACTACAGAACAAACAGACAGAATATCAGAAAAGTATTGACTGGTATCTATACCGATATTTCAATCATCCCTAATAAGTTAAACCTAAAAACTACCTATAGTTTATATATGATGGATTTAAAAAGCCGCAATGTAGGTTTACCTTATTACGTAACCAATGATACTAACCTGGAATTATCAAGTATTGATTCGTATAAATCTACCGATACAAATCAGTTTATCGATAATGTACTTACCTATAATGATAGTTTTGGCGGTCATAACGTAAGTGCGATGCTTGGTACTTCCTATCGTGATGAATGGTATGATTATTTGCAAGGATACGCTGAAGATATTCCTGTGAATGAGAATTCTTGGTATATTGGACAATCACAGTCCGAAACCTCAAAAACGGTTAACGACAATGCTGAGCGAATCTACGGAATCTCCTATTTTGGTCGTATATCCTACAATTTCCAAAATAAATACCTGGCATATTTCACCCTTCGTAGAGAAGGAACTTCTAAGTATCAGGAAAAATGGGGTACATTTCCTGCCTTTGGTTTGGGTTGGGTTTTATCTGAAGAAGCATTTATGGATGGTGTGTCCTTCGTCGACTACTTAAAATTACGCGGTGGTTGGGGACGTTTAGGTAACGATAAAATTGCCCGTCAGGATGGTGCAAACACTACTAATCCAATCTATTTGGCCATTGATGATAGTCAGGTGGATGGAACAACCACAACCAGTACTTTTGGATACTTAGGATGGGAAACAGTTACAGGAACAAACCTTGGATTAAATGCCACCCTATTTGGTAATCAATTAAATATTGAAGCAGATTATTATGTAAGAGATACAGAGAATGCTGCAATTCCTGTAAGTCTTAAACTTCAATCGGGAAGTATTTTACGTAATGTAGGAGTGATTCGCAATTCGGGTTTAGAAATGGCAATCAATTGGAATGGAAAGATAACCAATGATTTGAAATATAACGTGGGATTCAATTTTGCTACTCTGAAAAACGAAGTGCGAGACTTATATGGACAGGAATACCTGAACAG includes:
- the ahpC gene encoding alkyl hydroperoxide reductase subunit C, with protein sequence MSQIGKEIVDFEVKAYANDDFKTVKKEDVLGKWSIFFFYPADFTFVCPTELEDLANKYDEFKATGAEIYSVSTDTHFVHKAWHDTSDTIKKIKYPMLADPTGVLSRGFDVMIEEAGLAERGTFIVNPQGEIVAYEVVAGNVGRNADELLRRLKALQFVAEHPAEVCPAKWEQGAKTLEPSIDLVGKI
- a CDS encoding TonB-dependent receptor; the encoded protein is MKKTLFVISLLLVSTILFAQQQLTVKGKVTGTDNLGIPGVSVVIKGSSSGTITDLDGFYTIKTTSSDIILFSFIGFDTQEIPVGTRTEINVTLLESNKLVDEVVVVGYGTQKVKDLTSAITTVKSEELVKSPNGQTMQALQGKVAGMQIINAGAPGTEPTVRIRGIGSFPGSSNSQPLYVVDGMYFDNIDFLNPSDIESLSVLKDASASAIYGVRAANGVVLITTKKGSTSKKATVTYDGYIGIQVPQNVLKMANSEQFVEYINQVGDAADLQFIDNAMQRYGRSRINPNVPSVNTDWYSEIMKKAARQQNHSITMAGGTEATTYSLGVSYYEQQGLLETAENSYERLNIRGNFDHEVNNWLKTGMNINVSNGTKYIASNGAWFNAYHAVPILPKYDMENYDELTANNISNASMYSSAQLLGYRGAQNPFLELDYRTNRQNIRKVLTGIYTDISIIPNKLNLKTTYSLYMMDLKSRNVGLPYYVTNDTNLELSSIDSYKSTDTNQFIDNVLTYNDSFGGHNVSAMLGTSYRDEWYDYLQGYAEDIPVNENSWYIGQSQSETSKTVNDNAERIYGISYFGRISYNFQNKYLAYFTLRREGTSKYQEKWGTFPAFGLGWVLSEEAFMDGVSFVDYLKLRGGWGRLGNDKIARQDGANTTNPIYLAIDDSQVDGTTTTSTFGYLGWETVTGTNLGLNATLFGNQLNIEADYYVRDTENAAIPVSLKLQSGSILRNVGVIRNSGLEMAINWNGKITNDLKYNVGFNFATLKNEVRDLYGQEYLNSGSAEFRQRSQIGEPLLSFYGYEVGGVYQNQTDIDNDPIAVDNGLVPGDLKYVDQDGNNVIDDDDKVFLGSYFPDLTYGGVIGLSYKNLDFSMNIMGQRGNKILNRKRGEIIWTNDTNIDAELANNLWNGDGTSNKYPSASGLRRGWNQNFSDYLVEDGSFFRIQNVRLAYHLKGSSLIGPGMPDAIVFVTAERPLTMFSYNGFNPEVPDGIDRQFYPIPSVYTIGLNLKF
- a CDS encoding DUF481 domain-containing protein; this encodes MRTLILFAFSVFILLPICSAQVDSVRFSNGQLIIGEIKSMERGVLVVETDYSDSDFEIEWKKVVWLRTKTNFMVDLENGEEYFSNINSVNDSLCQVINPMGLETYFKPSEVVNLKSYEDSFKDRFSAFIDLSYEMAKAKSLKRFTTRSGLGYQAEKWNSNFTISSLLTSQEDAEDIQRTESELNTRYVMKNWYSIVTISTLSNSEQQLNLRLNTQLGMARYLHRTNKTYWGIVLGANRNVEKYYESTSDRQTWEGYFTMELNLYDVEDFSLLFSSSLYSGITEKGRWRSDTKLDIKYDLPLDFYIKFGATLNYDNRPIEGVSTTDYILQSGIGWEW
- a CDS encoding triple tyrosine motif-containing protein produces the protein MITGRLYFKIYIHLIITLLFSNQALTMAQRIRSFTKNDYLASSQNWAVTSDDNGYHYFCNSTGLLEFDGVTWTSYPSPNNSILRAVAVDHDNIIYTGGYRELGYWKRNSLNRLEYHSLTSKIEKYFTNNEEFWSIYSTNNGIVFHSFSKLYIYRNSKFTILKPGGFINFATKINDDVFVAISKKGIYKLNKNKLQPFIEDPFFESKLIRFIALSSQPETYYIGTESNGLYTYNEKSGNIKPVSKELQSIFIKNQINKGIINNEGHAVIGTILNGVIAFNKDGKIVFHYNKENGLQSNTVLGMDMDNNHNIWLALDNGIEFIPSSFDGKKRFFHSEELGAVYTASLYHNTLFIGTNQGLYSTTWNNQNDKFTLLDKTQGQIWDTEVIDNKLFVGHNTGTFVIDDNHFEPISNFSGAYSITRHPQNPNVLLQGTYNDLIVYKRINNRWKFSNTIKGFNNLTRYVEFDHLGNLWASHVYRGIYKLRLNDELDSVISIKHYEKIDIIDKNIGDSKAFKVEGRIVLTSGKIMYTYDDLNDTIIPYRELNSHLDEYKSSHKIIHASKHQYWFINKDGMACFDIRPDTIQKLKEYPNAVFQNHLIPTYENVIQLNDSNVFVCMDNGYALLNPLNKHEGDEINHFIPILRQAKSDDGKKELIDLDISKTSYSLPNRLNNLMVRYSFPLINGDPIQFQYKIDGLTEDWSSLYDKPEFMITRIPPGEYTLNVRAINSWKKYSQIHDLKITIHKPWYQSGIAIFIYFIVLSFLLAISRRITTQKIKLKEKRTREEKEKELIKLRNDKLRAELSHKSQQLASSAMGVMKKNEFLMSLKAKIKRQKEALGTRYPDKYYTDLVKKIDDNISGQDDWQLFEANFEQAHETFLKTLKSNYPDLTPGDLRLCAYLRINLTSKDIAPLLGISVRGVENHRYRLRKKLNLEGDHNLVDFLIGI
- the ahpF gene encoding alkyl hydroperoxide reductase subunit F: MLEQALKDQVRTLFANLTNKYKFAITVAEDHKSKNELISLLEDVASCSDKVTSEVNTGTGLSFTILKNSEPTNIEFKAVPTGHEFTTLLLAVLNQDGIGKNLPDETLSARIKSIDQKLELKSYISLTCTNCPDVVQALNIMAFNNPNITHTIIDGSINQQEVDDLGIQAVPTVYANGKQLHVGRSSMIELLSKIENQLGTEYKPTSDVKKEYDVVVVGGGPAGASAAIYSARKGSKVAIVAEKIGGQVTETVGIENMISVPKTTGSELAGNIMQHINDYPIDILENRLIEKIELINGVKTLTTSLGESLISPAVIIATGASWRKLGVPGESEYIGSGVAFCTHCDGPFYKDKKVVVVGGGNSGLEAAIDLSSIAKEVTVLEFMDNLKGDQVLQTKLADIPNINIITNAQTLSIDGDGQKVKAIRYKNRVSEKEESITTDGVFVQIGLVANSKSFADVVETNRIGEIEIDAHCRTKQPGIYAAGDVSVVPYKQIVIAMGEGSKAALSAFEDNIKGKLLAN
- a CDS encoding MFS transporter, with the protein product MTKAQRSVLLVTVLTSFMGPFLISSVNVALPIIEKQLHLNAISLSWIITSFLLSSGIFLLPAGRWADFIGHKKVFKVGTVFFLIFTLLCSFATNGLILILLRFLQGIGASLLMATGPAILVREFPINRRGSVLGITVAAVYIGLAIGPSAGGFITFYLGWQAIFLISSIIGLLVMFVAVTYLGKDEFKTNTSALDYKGAIMYAIALSAMVYGSSVIKMLIGQFILLGGCLLMIMFVWQQRNSTIAFFPVKEFRINRLFAYSNFAALINYSATFAIVFLLSLYLQKALHFNPRTAGSILIAQPIVMAILSPFFGKLSDKYEPGYLASVGMLICGIGLGLFTSLDTNTSVYFIVADLAFIGLGFALFSSPNMNTIMSSVNKEKAGMASGISATMRVLGQILSMTIATALFSVLFNKNSIESIDINTFLKGIKVSFLIFSLLCLSGIYFSFNRGKLH